The Pelistega ratti genome window below encodes:
- a CDS encoding class I SAM-dependent methyltransferase gives MSNWSEGYVDNVVYTYGYYKNIQPEALTIPFLMKGLIPPTVINACELGFGQGVSFNIHSAAGSANWYGTDFNPSHARFAQYLASSFESGALIADQSFQAFCQRDDLPDFDFIALHGIWSWISDENRHIIVDFIRRKLKVGGVLSISYNTLPGWSGKSPIRHLLSTFHQTTATSSKSHEDNVKETLRLSEQTLKLSQLLTKETPSLLTKIEDLKNTNINYLAHEYLNKDWQPMYFTEMEQWLEGAKVKFACSTNFLDDFYPVSFNQEQINFISQFSHASQIETMKDFMLNKQFRSDFWVKGNVSFEPSARRNAWHQLRVLFITPRKDFSLDISRHISISLNASIANPILDILEDGQIHQVGNICQQLNQHEVIFEVLAILYAHGHLLLIQDDKKAQTALPRCQAFNQAIMALAKDGHKIEYLASPMTGGAITVPRFEQLFLSAYQEGIPQEQWGAYVWNTLKERGQQLIHEGRTLETDQEHLNVFNQQAKTFIENKFNLLKKLKIVI, from the coding sequence ATGTCAAATTGGTCTGAAGGATATGTCGATAATGTCGTCTATACCTATGGTTATTACAAGAATATACAACCTGAAGCACTTACTATTCCTTTTTTAATGAAAGGATTAATTCCACCGACCGTTATCAATGCTTGTGAATTAGGTTTTGGACAAGGTGTCTCTTTTAATATACACTCAGCGGCAGGTTCAGCCAATTGGTATGGAACAGACTTTAATCCTTCACACGCAAGATTTGCACAATATTTAGCCTCTTCTTTTGAATCTGGGGCTTTAATTGCCGACCAAAGTTTTCAAGCATTTTGCCAAAGAGACGATTTACCCGATTTTGATTTTATTGCCTTACATGGTATCTGGTCATGGATTTCAGATGAAAACCGCCATATTATTGTTGATTTTATTCGTCGAAAACTAAAAGTCGGTGGTGTTTTATCTATTAGCTATAATACCTTACCCGGTTGGTCAGGTAAATCACCGATTCGCCATTTATTATCAACCTTCCATCAAACAACGGCTACCTCATCAAAATCACATGAGGACAATGTAAAAGAAACGCTTCGTCTGAGTGAACAAACCCTTAAACTTAGCCAATTACTCACTAAAGAAACACCCTCATTGCTCACCAAAATTGAGGATTTAAAAAATACAAACATTAACTACCTTGCTCATGAATATCTTAATAAAGACTGGCAACCTATGTACTTTACTGAAATGGAGCAATGGTTAGAAGGAGCAAAAGTTAAATTTGCCTGCTCTACCAATTTCTTAGATGATTTCTATCCTGTTTCTTTCAATCAAGAGCAAATAAACTTTATCAGTCAATTCTCTCATGCTTCACAAATAGAAACCATGAAAGATTTTATGCTGAATAAACAATTCCGCTCTGATTTTTGGGTAAAAGGCAATGTTTCTTTTGAACCCTCAGCACGAAGAAACGCATGGCATCAATTAAGGGTTTTATTTATCACTCCACGCAAGGATTTCTCACTGGATATTTCTCGTCATATTAGTATTTCCTTAAATGCATCTATTGCTAATCCAATTTTAGACATTTTAGAAGACGGTCAAATCCATCAAGTAGGGAATATTTGCCAACAACTCAATCAGCATGAAGTTATCTTTGAAGTGCTTGCTATTCTATATGCACATGGACATCTTTTACTGATTCAAGACGATAAAAAAGCCCAAACCGCCTTACCTCGTTGCCAAGCATTTAACCAAGCTATTATGGCACTTGCTAAAGATGGTCATAAAATAGAGTATTTAGCCAGTCCTATGACGGGTGGTGCGATTACAGTTCCTCGATTTGAGCAACTTTTCCTCTCGGCTTACCAAGAAGGAATTCCTCAAGAACAATGGGGTGCGTATGTATGGAATACACTAAAAGAGCGAGGACAACAGTTAATTCATGAAGGTAGAACACTAGAGACAGATCAGGAACACCTTAATGTCTTTAACCAACAAGCGAAAACCTTTATAGAGAATAAATTCAATCTGTTAAAAAAACTAAAAATTGTGATTTAA
- a CDS encoding RluA family pseudouridine synthase, protein MLQQVRFVKVDIESDGQRIDNFLVRHCKGVPKSHLYKAIRSGQVRVNKGRISSEYRLQVGDEVRIPPLRMPDPTQKPIAPKAEFPIIYEDDAIIVINKPAGVAVHGGSGVSFGVIEQLRSARPESKFLELAHRLDKETSGLLIIAKKRSALVVLHDMMRQSEGHKYYLALVVGQWQAKRQEIKLPLYKYLTADGERRVRIDKEKGKYAYTIVTKVQSYSGYTLVGAQLKTGRTHQIRVHLASQGHPIVGDEKYGIDEVREQFFKRGFRRMFLHAYRLSFNHPLTGEKLILEAPLPKECQQLLDIL, encoded by the coding sequence TTGTTGCAACAAGTCCGCTTTGTCAAAGTAGATATAGAATCGGACGGGCAACGTATTGATAATTTTTTGGTACGACACTGTAAGGGTGTTCCTAAAAGCCATCTTTATAAAGCGATTCGTTCAGGGCAAGTCAGAGTGAATAAGGGAAGAATTTCATCAGAATATCGTTTGCAAGTTGGTGATGAAGTCAGAATCCCACCTTTGCGCATGCCTGATCCTACTCAGAAACCGATTGCACCTAAAGCAGAGTTTCCCATCATTTATGAAGATGATGCCATTATCGTGATTAATAAACCTGCTGGTGTCGCCGTACATGGGGGAAGTGGGGTTTCCTTTGGTGTGATTGAGCAGTTACGTTCTGCTCGTCCAGAGAGTAAGTTTTTAGAATTAGCGCATCGCTTAGATAAGGAAACATCTGGTTTATTGATTATTGCGAAAAAAAGAAGTGCTTTAGTTGTTTTGCACGATATGATGCGTCAGTCAGAAGGGCATAAGTATTATCTTGCTTTAGTGGTGGGGCAGTGGCAAGCAAAAAGGCAAGAAATTAAATTACCCCTCTATAAATATCTTACGGCTGATGGTGAACGCCGTGTGCGAATTGATAAAGAAAAGGGTAAATATGCCTATACCATTGTCACAAAAGTACAATCCTATTCTGGTTATACTTTAGTTGGCGCACAATTAAAAACAGGACGTACCCATCAAATACGTGTACATTTAGCCTCACAAGGGCATCCTATTGTGGGCGATGAAAAGTATGGTATAGATGAAGTACGAGAACAGTTTTTTAAACGTGGCTTTAGGCGTATGTTTTTACACGCTTATCGTTTAAGTTTTAACCATCCTTTGACGGGAGAAAAATTAATACTTGAAGCACCGCTACCTAAAGAGTGCCAACAATTATTAGATATATTGTGA
- a CDS encoding HAD-IIIA family hydrolase yields the protein MKFSLVVFDWDGTLMDSTHSIVVAIQNTCRDLGWTVPTDEQASWVIGLSLTEALKRAIPDLQDDQVNIFIDRYKYHYLLRDPDLRLFPGNMAILDELKAKGVMMAVATGKSRVGLNRALANHQLNPYFDATRTGEETASKPNPLMLNEIMDELNIPASEVVMVGDTTHDIELAKNAGVQSIAVTYGAHSKVELERAKPDFLVENVSALHRLLSVYC from the coding sequence ATGAAATTTTCTTTAGTGGTATTTGATTGGGACGGAACATTAATGGATTCTACACATTCTATTGTAGTGGCTATCCAGAATACGTGCCGTGATTTGGGGTGGACTGTACCAACAGATGAACAGGCAAGTTGGGTAATAGGGCTTTCTTTGACTGAAGCGCTCAAACGAGCAATTCCTGATTTACAGGACGATCAAGTGAATATATTTATTGATCGTTATAAATACCATTATTTATTACGAGACCCTGATTTACGTTTATTTCCCGGTAATATGGCTATTCTTGATGAGCTAAAAGCAAAGGGAGTGATGATGGCGGTGGCGACAGGGAAAAGTCGAGTAGGCTTAAATCGAGCATTAGCGAACCACCAACTAAATCCTTATTTTGATGCCACAAGAACAGGTGAGGAAACGGCAAGTAAGCCTAATCCTTTAATGTTAAATGAAATTATGGATGAGTTAAATATACCTGCTTCTGAAGTCGTTATGGTGGGTGATACAACACATGATATTGAGTTAGCTAAAAATGCAGGCGTACAGAGTATTGCTGTTACTTATGGTGCACATTCTAAGGTTGAATTAGAACGTGCTAAACCAGATTTTTTAGTAGAAAATGTCTCTGCGCTTCATCGTTTATTATCGGTATATTGCTAG
- a CDS encoding N-acetylmuramoyl-L-alanine amidase, whose product MRIVKRLLFCVWMLGVVACTHTVVDEVYSARGQDSRIKYIIIHYTGENQEDSLRILTEQQVSAHYLITDESPVRVLQLVPESQRAWHSGESYWGKDSQLNGISIGIEIVNSGQRKNAMGDEAWQPYSSEQIERLILLLKDIQQRHQIIPEHILGHSDVAPLRKIDPGPNFPWQWLAQEGLGRWYDEDRVAQLMQYYQQKGLPSAEKVQQNLRKLGYFIEPHGKWDSDNRKVLQAFQMHYRPLRYDGVLDVQTAAIIEDLIQTDKKSLFNN is encoded by the coding sequence ATGCGAATAGTAAAGCGACTGTTATTCTGTGTATGGATGTTAGGCGTAGTAGCTTGTACACATACGGTAGTTGATGAAGTCTATTCGGCTAGAGGGCAAGACAGTCGTATTAAATATATTATTATTCACTATACGGGGGAAAACCAAGAAGATTCTCTTCGTATTTTGACAGAACAACAAGTATCTGCTCATTATTTAATTACGGATGAATCTCCTGTGCGTGTTTTACAACTTGTGCCAGAAAGCCAGCGAGCATGGCATTCAGGAGAGAGTTATTGGGGAAAAGATAGCCAATTAAATGGTATTTCTATTGGTATTGAAATCGTCAATAGCGGTCAGCGTAAGAATGCTATGGGTGATGAGGCATGGCAACCTTATTCAAGTGAACAAATTGAACGACTTATCCTTTTGTTAAAAGATATTCAACAACGACATCAGATTATTCCTGAGCATATTCTAGGGCATAGTGATGTTGCCCCTTTGCGTAAAATAGATCCTGGGCCAAACTTTCCATGGCAGTGGTTGGCTCAAGAGGGATTAGGGCGATGGTATGATGAAGACCGTGTGGCACAGTTAATGCAATACTATCAACAAAAGGGACTGCCTTCTGCCGAAAAGGTTCAGCAAAACCTTAGAAAATTAGGTTATTTTATTGAACCTCATGGGAAATGGGATAGTGATAATCGTAAGGTACTTCAGGCTTTTCAAATGCACTACCGCCCATTGCGGTATGATGGGGTATTGGATGTGCAAACAGCAGCGATTATAGAAGATTTAATACAGACAGATAAAAAGTCATTATTCAATAATTAA
- a CDS encoding SAM-dependent methyltransferase translates to MNTTRLHLIPVSLGDSPVQRWLPPEVQTIAGNIDVYIAENAKTARAFLKQIGTVRPIQEITIHTLTAKTSTEEIHSWLKAPGKQGDIGLVSEAGCPAVADPGALVAREAHRMGIQVIPWVGPSSILLGLMASGLDGQRFTFHGYAPVQGQERIKQLQQWESLSAKLNQTQLFIETPYRNIAMFEALLKTLKSSTRLCIARSLTTNQEWIQTHTIAEWKKRPIPDIDKQATLFLFLA, encoded by the coding sequence ATGAATACGACTCGCCTACACCTTATTCCCGTTAGTCTTGGAGATTCTCCTGTACAACGTTGGCTTCCTCCTGAGGTACAAACCATAGCAGGAAATATTGACGTTTATATTGCAGAAAATGCAAAAACTGCCCGTGCATTTTTAAAACAAATCGGAACAGTAAGACCTATTCAAGAGATTACTATTCATACACTTACTGCCAAAACAAGCACAGAAGAAATCCACTCATGGCTAAAAGCACCGGGGAAACAGGGTGATATTGGTTTAGTATCAGAAGCAGGCTGTCCTGCGGTGGCAGATCCCGGTGCATTAGTCGCACGAGAAGCACACCGTATGGGGATTCAGGTTATTCCTTGGGTAGGCCCTTCTTCTATTTTGCTAGGATTAATGGCAAGCGGACTTGACGGACAACGTTTTACCTTTCACGGTTATGCCCCTGTTCAGGGACAAGAGCGTATCAAACAACTTCAACAATGGGAAAGCTTATCCGCAAAATTAAATCAAACACAATTATTTATTGAAACCCCATATCGTAATATCGCTATGTTTGAGGCTTTACTTAAAACACTCAAATCCTCTACACGTCTTTGTATTGCTCGTTCATTGACGACTAATCAAGAATGGATTCAAACACATACCATTGCGGAATGGAAAAAACGCCCTATCCCAGATATTGATAAACAAGCTACTTTATTCTTATTCTTAGCATAA
- a CDS encoding Maf family protein, giving the protein MMLERFQLPFTTHSPQIDETPKINETPVELAIRLSIEKAKAVSRQFPGAIVIGSDQVATLGNAPIGKPGDFVKAQQQLRQLSGQHVQFHSALAVTDGEKLLHTNVITHCYFRTLSEEEIIHYLHTEKPFDTAGSAKAESLGITLMERMSSDDPTAIIGLPLIALANMLREFGINPTLLATTTI; this is encoded by the coding sequence ATGATGTTAGAACGATTTCAGCTACCTTTTACAACACACTCACCACAAATTGATGAGACCCCAAAAATAAATGAAACTCCTGTAGAGCTAGCTATACGGTTATCTATAGAAAAAGCAAAAGCAGTTAGTCGTCAATTTCCCGGGGCAATTGTTATCGGTTCCGATCAAGTTGCTACATTAGGAAATGCCCCCATTGGTAAACCTGGTGATTTTGTAAAAGCGCAACAACAACTGCGACAACTTAGCGGACAGCATGTACAATTTCACTCTGCTTTAGCCGTTACGGATGGAGAAAAACTATTACATACTAATGTCATTACGCATTGTTATTTCCGTACATTAAGTGAAGAAGAAATTATCCATTACCTTCATACGGAAAAACCTTTTGATACGGCAGGCAGCGCTAAAGCAGAAAGTCTTGGCATTACACTCATGGAACGTATGAGTAGCGATGATCCTACCGCCATTATCGGATTACCATTGATTGCTCTTGCCAATATGCTAAGAGAGTTTGGTATAAATCCAACACTTTTAGCCACAACGACCATTTGA
- a CDS encoding YceD family protein, with the protein MDKYIDLMDLVRLSQEVQGSADITAFNRLSEDLPQQTTQTQVEWHITGHQKPHGPALIQLQIKANPQLQCQRCMKLFHYPIATEVELEAVTSQKALDADVADSGEIDSQAYEKILAHQPVNIIELVEDELILSLPYIPKHEVCQDLVELPEDNLAKKPSPFAILEKLKH; encoded by the coding sequence GTGGATAAGTACATAGATCTGATGGATTTAGTGCGGCTTTCGCAAGAAGTCCAAGGGAGTGCTGATATTACTGCATTTAACCGTTTATCTGAGGATCTGCCTCAGCAAACGACACAAACGCAGGTAGAATGGCATATAACAGGTCATCAAAAACCACATGGGCCAGCACTTATTCAATTACAAATTAAAGCTAACCCTCAGTTACAGTGTCAGCGTTGTATGAAGCTTTTTCATTATCCCATTGCGACTGAGGTTGAACTAGAAGCAGTTACATCACAAAAAGCACTTGATGCAGATGTCGCTGATTCTGGAGAGATAGATAGTCAAGCCTATGAAAAAATTTTGGCTCATCAGCCCGTCAATATTATAGAATTGGTCGAAGATGAGCTTATTCTAAGTTTACCTTATATTCCTAAACACGAGGTGTGTCAGGATTTGGTAGAATTACCAGAAGATAACTTAGCAAAAAAACCTTCTCCATTTGCTATATTAGAGAAGCTTAAACATTAA
- the rpmF gene encoding 50S ribosomal protein L32 — MAVQQNKKTPSKRGMHRSHDFLTNPPTAIEPTTGELHLRHHISPNGVYRGRKVLKTKNDE, encoded by the coding sequence ATGGCTGTTCAACAAAACAAAAAAACACCTTCTAAACGTGGTATGCATCGTTCACACGATTTTCTAACAAACCCACCAACAGCAATTGAGCCAACAACAGGTGAATTGCATTTACGTCATCACATTAGTCCTAACGGTGTTTACCGTGGTCGTAAAGTGTTAAAAACTAAAAACGACGAATAG
- the plsX gene encoding phosphate acyltransferase PlsX: MIRIAIDCMGGDFGLPVTVPAAVNVAEKYADLHFLLVGRATEVENALQLAKPSRPSQFSIIDAEDVINMDDPIDVVLRHKRKSSMHHALHAVREQRADACVSAGNTGALMAVARFILKTLEGIDRPAIATSLPNQLGKGTTVLDLGANVDCTPEHLLQFAMMGSALVQAVEGIEQPKVGLLNIGHEAIKGNQLVKKTSELLQATSLNFIGNVEGDDIFKGTAHVVVCDGFVGNVLLKSIEGLAKMVSSKLKENFLRSLYSKIAALMAKPVINQFRKDMDNRRYNGAALLGLKGVVFKSHGSADILAFSFAIERARMAVQSQLLHKTRLGVEAILTSQQEKTIVLHQEHDKNPPN; encoded by the coding sequence GTGATACGTATTGCTATTGATTGTATGGGGGGAGACTTTGGGCTCCCCGTTACTGTTCCTGCCGCAGTCAATGTAGCAGAAAAGTACGCAGATTTGCATTTTTTACTCGTTGGTCGAGCAACAGAAGTAGAGAATGCCCTTCAATTAGCAAAGCCATCTCGTCCCTCACAGTTTTCTATTATTGATGCTGAGGACGTGATTAATATGGACGATCCGATTGATGTCGTTTTACGTCATAAGCGTAAATCTTCTATGCATCATGCCTTACATGCTGTTCGTGAACAGCGTGCCGATGCGTGCGTCTCTGCTGGTAATACAGGGGCTTTAATGGCGGTTGCTCGGTTTATTCTTAAAACCCTTGAAGGAATTGATCGTCCAGCCATCGCTACCTCTCTGCCTAATCAATTAGGTAAAGGAACAACTGTCCTAGACTTGGGTGCTAATGTTGATTGTACCCCTGAGCATCTTTTACAGTTTGCTATGATGGGTTCGGCACTTGTACAAGCGGTTGAAGGTATTGAACAACCCAAGGTGGGGTTACTCAATATTGGTCATGAAGCCATTAAGGGAAATCAGCTTGTCAAAAAAACAAGCGAACTATTGCAAGCAACCTCTCTTAATTTTATTGGTAATGTAGAAGGTGATGATATTTTCAAAGGTACGGCTCATGTGGTTGTCTGTGATGGATTTGTTGGCAATGTCTTACTGAAATCTATCGAAGGACTTGCCAAGATGGTGAGTAGTAAATTGAAAGAAAATTTTCTACGGTCTCTCTATAGTAAAATAGCTGCCTTGATGGCAAAACCCGTCATTAACCAGTTCCGTAAAGATATGGATAATCGCCGTTATAACGGAGCTGCTTTATTAGGATTAAAAGGGGTTGTTTTTAAAAGCCATGGCTCTGCTGATATATTGGCATTTAGCTTTGCGATTGAACGTGCGCGTATGGCGGTACAGAGTCAATTACTACATAAAACACGTCTTGGAGTAGAAGCGATATTGACATCTCAACAAGAAAAGACTATTGTATTGCACCAAGAACATGATAAAAATCCCCCCAATTGA
- a CDS encoding beta-ketoacyl-ACP synthase III: MPFTKIIGSGSALPENVVSNDVLAQQLAEKGIETSDEWIVTRTGIKQRYIADSHIKTSDLATQAAQNAIKEAGIQVEDIDLIIVATSTPDHIFPSTACIVQSKIGNKGAAAFDVQAVCSGFVYALTTADSYIRAGNAKCALVIGAETFSHIIDWQDRSTCVLFGDGAGAFIVKASDEPGILSTQLNADGSLHTILHAEGTICHGKVQGDPFLRMDGQAVFKKAVVSLEQSALEVCKKANIASTDIDWMVPHQANVRIIQSLARKLNIDENKVVITVDHHANTSAASVPLAFDVARKDGRIKSGDKVLLQGVGGGFTWGSVLVQM; encoded by the coding sequence ATGCCATTTACAAAAATTATTGGATCGGGTAGTGCATTGCCTGAAAATGTTGTTTCAAACGATGTTTTAGCTCAACAATTAGCGGAAAAAGGGATTGAAACATCAGACGAATGGATTGTGACTCGAACGGGAATTAAGCAACGTTATATTGCAGATAGTCATATTAAAACAAGTGATTTAGCAACACAAGCTGCTCAAAATGCTATTAAAGAGGCAGGCATTCAAGTTGAAGATATTGATTTAATTATTGTGGCAACTTCGACTCCAGACCATATTTTCCCCAGTACTGCGTGTATCGTACAATCTAAGATAGGTAATAAAGGCGCTGCTGCTTTTGATGTGCAAGCTGTTTGCAGTGGCTTTGTCTATGCATTAACAACGGCAGATAGCTATATCCGTGCGGGTAATGCTAAATGTGCCTTAGTGATTGGTGCAGAAACTTTTTCTCATATTATTGATTGGCAAGATCGTAGCACTTGTGTTCTCTTTGGTGATGGGGCAGGTGCTTTTATTGTTAAAGCATCAGATGAGCCAGGTATTTTAAGTACACAGCTTAATGCAGATGGTAGTTTGCATACGATTCTACATGCTGAAGGGACGATTTGTCATGGTAAAGTGCAGGGCGATCCTTTTCTTCGTATGGATGGGCAAGCTGTATTCAAAAAAGCAGTGGTTTCTTTAGAACAGTCAGCATTAGAGGTTTGCAAAAAAGCTAATATCGCATCAACAGATATTGATTGGATGGTGCCTCATCAAGCGAATGTTCGTATTATTCAGTCTTTAGCGCGTAAGCTAAATATAGATGAGAATAAAGTTGTTATTACCGTTGATCATCATGCAAATACCTCAGCGGCAAGTGTCCCATTAGCATTTGATGTAGCACGTAAAGATGGGCGAATTAAATCAGGTGATAAAGTGCTATTGCAAGGTGTAGGTGGTGGTTTTACATGGGGTTCTGTATTAGTTCAAATGTAA
- the fabD gene encoding ACP S-malonyltransferase, whose protein sequence is MKLAFVFPGQGSQSVGMLDAWADNKTVQTVMQKASEALGQDLTTLIAQGPAEQLNLTTNTQPVMLAASYAMYQAYLEQGGTQPVLVAGHSLGEYTALAAAGVLSVEEAVRLVRIRANAMQEAVPVGTGAMAAILGLDDDTVKKVCAEAAQGEVVEAVNFNAPAQVVIAGHQSAVERACELAKAAGAKRALVLPVSAPFHSSLLEPAAVILQKALAELSFASPAIDVINNVDVAVQHDPEAIKDALVRQAWHAVRWVETIQKMQSEGVTHIVECGPGKVLTGLVKRIAPEINALSINDPASLTTVLEAIKE, encoded by the coding sequence ATGAAATTAGCCTTTGTCTTTCCTGGGCAAGGATCACAATCAGTGGGTATGCTAGATGCGTGGGCTGACAATAAGACAGTGCAAACGGTTATGCAAAAAGCTAGCGAAGCATTAGGTCAAGATTTAACTACCTTGATTGCTCAAGGCCCTGCTGAACAATTAAACTTAACGACCAATACACAACCAGTGATGTTGGCAGCAAGCTATGCTATGTATCAAGCCTATCTTGAACAAGGGGGTACTCAGCCTGTATTAGTAGCTGGGCATAGCTTAGGTGAATACACGGCATTAGCGGCAGCAGGCGTGTTGTCCGTAGAAGAAGCTGTTCGTTTGGTGCGTATTCGTGCTAATGCAATGCAAGAGGCAGTACCTGTAGGAACAGGAGCAATGGCAGCCATATTGGGTCTTGATGATGATACTGTTAAAAAGGTATGTGCAGAAGCCGCTCAAGGTGAAGTAGTTGAGGCAGTCAATTTTAATGCACCAGCCCAAGTAGTCATTGCTGGTCATCAATCTGCAGTTGAACGTGCGTGTGAATTAGCAAAAGCAGCAGGAGCAAAGCGTGCTTTGGTATTACCTGTATCTGCACCTTTTCATTCTTCATTACTTGAACCAGCTGCTGTGATTTTACAGAAAGCATTGGCTGAATTATCATTTGCTTCTCCAGCAATAGATGTTATTAACAATGTAGATGTTGCTGTACAACATGATCCAGAAGCCATTAAAGATGCGCTTGTGCGCCAAGCATGGCATGCTGTACGTTGGGTAGAAACTATCCAAAAAATGCAATCAGAAGGTGTTACGCATATTGTGGAATGCGGTCCTGGTAAAGTATTAACGGGTCTTGTTAAACGCATTGCACCTGAGATAAATGCCTTATCAATTAACGATCCAGCTTCATTAACAACAGTATTAGAAGCGATTAAGGAATAA
- the fabG gene encoding 3-oxoacyl-ACP reductase FabG, translating to MNKELTGQIALVTGASRGLGQAIALELAQRGAIVVGTATSEAGADGINKQLNPFGGKGVVLDVTDATASDALLAELAKEGGPHILVNNAGITRDGLIMRMKDEDWDAVINTNLTAVFRLCRGVVKPMMKARGGRIINVTSVVGESGNVGQANYAAAKAGVAGLTRALAREIGSRNITVNCVAPGFIDTDMTRALGEEATNALMSQIPMGRLGHVQDIAQAVAFLASPAASYITGNTLHVNGGMYMA from the coding sequence ATGAATAAAGAATTAACAGGTCAAATAGCCTTAGTAACAGGTGCAAGCCGAGGTTTAGGTCAAGCCATTGCTTTAGAGCTTGCACAAAGAGGGGCAATTGTGGTTGGTACAGCAACATCAGAAGCAGGTGCTGACGGTATTAATAAACAGCTTAATCCTTTCGGTGGTAAGGGTGTTGTGCTTGATGTAACAGATGCAACTGCCAGTGATGCATTATTAGCAGAATTAGCCAAAGAGGGAGGCCCTCATATCTTGGTTAATAATGCGGGTATTACTCGTGATGGGCTTATTATGCGTATGAAGGACGAAGACTGGGATGCGGTGATTAATACCAATCTAACAGCAGTATTCCGTCTTTGCCGTGGTGTCGTAAAACCTATGATGAAAGCAAGAGGTGGACGTATTATTAATGTTACCTCTGTTGTTGGTGAAAGTGGTAATGTGGGTCAAGCAAACTATGCTGCGGCTAAAGCAGGTGTGGCAGGCTTAACACGAGCTTTAGCACGTGAAATTGGTAGTCGGAATATTACGGTTAATTGTGTTGCACCGGGCTTTATTGATACGGATATGACCCGTGCTTTAGGTGAAGAAGCAACCAATGCCTTAATGAGTCAAATCCCAATGGGACGTTTGGGGCATGTGCAAGATATTGCTCAGGCAGTGGCTTTCTTAGCGAGTCCTGCTGCAAGTTACATTACGGGAAATACCCTACATGTCAATGGTGGCATGTATATGGCATAA
- the acpP gene encoding acyl carrier protein, protein MDSIEQRVKAIVAKQLGVNEADIKNESSFLDDLGADSLDMVELVMSFEDEFEASITDEQAETITTVQKAIDFINAQKA, encoded by the coding sequence ATGGATAGCATCGAACAACGCGTCAAGGCAATCGTCGCAAAACAATTAGGTGTGAACGAAGCAGATATTAAAAATGAGTCTTCATTCCTTGACGATTTAGGTGCCGATTCACTAGATATGGTGGAATTAGTGATGTCTTTTGAAGATGAATTTGAAGCAAGCATCACAGACGAGCAAGCTGAAACAATTACTACTGTTCAGAAAGCGATTGATTTCATTAACGCTCAAAAAGCATAA